A single genomic interval of Streptomyces showdoensis harbors:
- a CDS encoding RelA/SpoT family protein translates to MPDEAQPLSAAQPEQQADQAASGTAAPQNQPAEIRPAAPAPAVRPTPASPSRSGGSSSRVRARLARLGVQRSSPYNPVLEPLLRIVRSNDPKIETATLRQIERAYQVAERWHRGQKRKSGDPYITHPLAVTTILAELGMDPATLMAGLLHDTVEDTEYGLDTLRRDFGDQVALLVDGVTKLDKVKFGEAAQAETVRKMVVAMAKDPRVLVIKLADRLHNMRTMRYLKREKQEKKARETLEIYAPLAHRLGMNTIKWELEDLAFAILYPKMYDEIVRLVAERAPKRDEYLAIVTDEVQADLRAARIKATVTGRPKHYYSVYQKMIVRGRDFAEIYDLVGIRVLVDTVRDCYAALGTVHARWNPVPGRFKDYIAMPKFNMYQSLHTTVIGPNGKPVELQIRTFDMHRRAEYGIAAHWKYKQEAVAGASKVRADVPKKAGKDDHLNDMAWLRQLLDWQKETEDPSEFLESLRFDLSRNEVFVFTPKGDVIALPAGATPVDFSYAVHTEVGHRTIGARVNGRLVPLESTLDNGDLVEVFTSKAAGAGPSRDWLGFVKSPRARNKIRAWFSKERRDEAIEQGKDAIARAMRKQNLPIQRILTGDSLVTLAHELRYSDISSLYAAIGEGHVTAQSIVQKLVQALGGEEAATEDIEEAAPPARGRSKRRSNADPGVVVKGVEDVWVKLARCCTPVPGDPIIGFVTRGSGVSVHRSDCVNVDSLSREPERILEVEWAPTQSSVFLVAIQVEALDRSRLLSDVTRVLSDQHVNILSAAVQTSRDRVATSRFTFEMGDPKHLGHVLKAVRGVEGVYDVYRVTSARRP, encoded by the coding sequence TTGCCAGACGAGGCCCAGCCACTCTCCGCCGCGCAGCCCGAGCAGCAGGCCGACCAGGCCGCGTCGGGAACAGCCGCGCCCCAGAACCAGCCCGCGGAGATCCGGCCGGCGGCCCCTGCCCCTGCTGTCCGGCCCACCCCCGCCTCGCCGAGCCGCTCGGGCGGCTCCTCCAGCCGCGTCCGGGCCCGGCTCGCCCGCCTGGGCGTCCAGCGCTCCTCCCCGTACAACCCGGTCCTCGAACCGCTGCTGCGGATCGTCCGCTCCAACGACCCGAAGATCGAAACGGCGACATTGCGCCAGATCGAGCGGGCCTACCAGGTCGCCGAGCGCTGGCACCGCGGCCAGAAGCGCAAGAGCGGCGACCCGTACATCACCCACCCGCTCGCGGTCACCACCATCCTCGCCGAGCTGGGCATGGACCCGGCGACGCTGATGGCCGGCCTGCTCCACGACACCGTCGAGGACACCGAGTACGGCCTGGACACCCTGCGCCGCGACTTCGGCGACCAGGTCGCCCTGCTCGTCGACGGCGTCACCAAGCTGGACAAGGTCAAGTTCGGCGAGGCCGCGCAGGCCGAGACCGTCCGCAAGATGGTCGTCGCCATGGCCAAGGACCCGCGCGTCCTGGTCATCAAGCTGGCCGACCGCCTGCACAACATGCGCACCATGCGCTACCTCAAGCGGGAGAAGCAGGAGAAGAAGGCCCGCGAGACCCTGGAGATCTACGCCCCGCTGGCGCACCGGCTGGGCATGAACACCATCAAGTGGGAGCTGGAGGACCTCGCCTTCGCGATCCTCTACCCCAAGATGTACGACGAGATCGTCCGGCTGGTCGCCGAGCGCGCCCCCAAGCGCGACGAGTACCTGGCCATAGTGACCGACGAGGTCCAGGCCGACCTGCGCGCCGCCCGCATCAAGGCCACCGTCACCGGCCGGCCCAAGCACTACTACAGCGTCTACCAGAAGATGATCGTCCGCGGCCGTGACTTCGCGGAGATCTACGACCTGGTGGGCATCCGCGTCCTCGTGGACACCGTCCGCGACTGCTACGCGGCCCTCGGCACCGTCCACGCGCGATGGAACCCGGTCCCCGGCCGGTTCAAGGACTACATCGCGATGCCGAAGTTCAACATGTACCAGTCGCTGCACACGACGGTCATCGGACCCAACGGCAAGCCCGTCGAGCTCCAGATCCGCACCTTCGACATGCACCGGCGCGCCGAGTACGGCATCGCCGCGCACTGGAAGTACAAGCAGGAGGCCGTCGCCGGCGCCTCCAAGGTCCGCGCCGACGTGCCCAAGAAGGCCGGCAAGGACGACCACCTCAACGACATGGCCTGGCTGCGCCAGCTGCTCGACTGGCAGAAGGAGACCGAGGACCCCTCGGAGTTCCTGGAGTCGCTGCGCTTCGACCTCTCCCGCAACGAGGTCTTCGTCTTCACCCCCAAGGGCGACGTCATAGCGCTGCCCGCGGGCGCCACCCCGGTCGACTTCTCCTACGCCGTCCACACCGAGGTCGGCCACCGCACCATAGGGGCCCGGGTCAACGGCCGGCTCGTGCCGCTGGAGTCCACCCTCGACAACGGCGACCTCGTCGAGGTCTTCACCTCCAAGGCCGCGGGCGCCGGACCCTCCCGGGACTGGCTCGGCTTCGTCAAGTCCCCGCGCGCCCGGAACAAGATCCGCGCCTGGTTCTCCAAGGAGCGCCGCGACGAGGCCATCGAGCAGGGCAAGGACGCCATCGCGCGGGCCATGCGCAAGCAGAACCTGCCGATCCAGCGGATCCTCACCGGCGACTCGCTCGTCACCCTCGCCCACGAGCTGCGCTACAGCGACATCTCCTCGCTGTACGCGGCGATCGGCGAGGGCCATGTCACGGCCCAGTCCATCGTGCAGAAGCTGGTCCAGGCGCTCGGCGGCGAGGAGGCCGCCACCGAGGACATCGAGGAGGCGGCGCCGCCGGCCCGCGGCCGCTCCAAGCGCCGCTCGAACGCCGACCCCGGTGTCGTCGTCAAGGGCGTCGAGGACGTCTGGGTCAAGCTGGCCCGCTGCTGCACCCCGGTGCCCGGCGACCCGATCATCGGCTTCGTCACCCGTGGCAGCGGCGTCTCGGTGCACCGCAGCGACTGCGTCAACGTGGACTCGCTGTCCCGGGAGCCCGAGCGGATCCTCGAGGTCGAGTGGGCCCCCACCCAGTCCTCGGTCTTCCTCGTCGCCATCCAGGTCGAGGCGCTGGACCGCTCCCGGCTGCTCTCGGACGTCACCCGCGTCCTGTCCGACCAGCACGTCAACATCCTGTCGGCGGCCGTGCAGACCTCCCGCGACCGGGTGGCCACCTCGCGGTTCACCTTCGAGATGGGCGACCCGAAGCACCTGGGGCACGTCCTGAAGGCCGTCCGGGGCGTCGAGGGCGTCTACGACGTCTACCGTGTCACCAGCGCCCGGCGCCCCTGA
- the secF gene encoding protein translocase subunit SecF, protein MSKLGDLGARLHRGEVGYDFIGNRKIWYGISILITITAIVALAVRGLNMGIEFQGGAVFTTPKTNVSVTQAQEYAEEASGHDAIVQELGSGSLRIQVGGLDTEKSDQVRAQLSKDLNVPENKIAAELVGPSWGEQIATKAWTGLAVFMILVVIYLAIAFEWRMAVAALIALIHDLTITVGIYSLVGFEVTVGTVIGLLTILGYSLYDTVVVFDSLKEQTKGITKQTRWTYSEIANRSINGTLVRSINTTVVALLPVAGLLFIGGGVLGAGMLNDISLSLFVGLAAGAYSSIFIATPLVADLKEREPAMKALKKRVLAKRAAAAAKGESLDEGTDLAEGALAGEAAVVGQGRRGRSSENRG, encoded by the coding sequence ATGTCGAAGCTCGGAGATCTCGGCGCCCGGCTCCACCGCGGTGAGGTCGGCTATGACTTCATCGGCAACCGCAAGATCTGGTACGGCATCTCGATCCTGATCACCATCACGGCGATCGTGGCCCTCGCGGTGCGCGGCCTCAACATGGGCATCGAGTTCCAGGGCGGCGCCGTCTTCACCACCCCGAAGACGAACGTCTCGGTCACCCAGGCCCAGGAGTACGCGGAAGAGGCCTCCGGCCACGACGCGATCGTCCAGGAGCTCGGCAGCGGCTCCCTGCGCATCCAGGTCGGCGGTCTCGACACCGAGAAGTCCGACCAGGTCCGCGCGCAGCTCTCCAAGGACCTGAACGTCCCCGAGAACAAGATCGCGGCGGAGCTCGTCGGCCCCAGCTGGGGTGAGCAGATCGCCACGAAGGCATGGACCGGCCTCGCCGTCTTCATGATCCTCGTGGTGATCTACCTCGCCATCGCCTTCGAGTGGAGAATGGCCGTCGCGGCGCTCATCGCGCTGATCCACGACCTCACCATCACCGTCGGCATCTACTCGCTGGTGGGCTTCGAGGTCACGGTCGGCACGGTGATCGGTCTGCTGACCATCCTCGGTTACTCGCTCTACGACACGGTCGTCGTCTTCGACTCGCTCAAGGAGCAGACGAAGGGCATCACCAAGCAGACCCGCTGGACCTACAGCGAGATCGCCAACCGCTCGATCAACGGCACCCTGGTCCGTTCGATCAACACCACCGTCGTCGCGCTGCTGCCGGTCGCCGGCCTGCTCTTCATCGGTGGCGGCGTCCTCGGCGCCGGCATGCTGAACGACATCTCGCTGTCGCTGTTCGTGGGTCTCGCCGCCGGTGCGTACTCCTCGATCTTCATCGCCACCCCGCTCGTCGCCGACCTCAAGGAGCGCGAGCCGGCGATGAAGGCCCTGAAGAAGCGCGTCCTGGCCAAGCGTGCCGCCGCGGCCGCCAAGGGCGAGTCCCTCGACGAGGGCACCGACCTCGCGGAGGGCGCCCTCGCGGGCGAGGCCGCCGTCGTCGGCCAGGGCCGCCGCGGCCGCTCCTCGGAGAACCGCGGATGA
- a CDS encoding DUF349 domain-containing protein → MSSDPWGRVDETGTVYVRTAEGEQVVGSWQAGTPEEALAYFERKYEGLVVEIGLLEKRVRTTDLSAKDAQAAIEHIREQVREHHAVGDLAALSTRLDKLTEAVESRREERKVQKAKQADEARSAKETLVTEAEELAQSEQWRAAGERLRALVDTWKGLPRLDRKSDDELWHRFSHARSAFSKRRKAHFAALDAQREDARKAKEKLVAEAEALSNSTDWGTTAARYRELMADWKAAGRAQREHEDELWNRFRGAQDVFFAARGEVFAERDAEQTENLKLKEELAVEAEKLVPVSDLKAARAAFRSLNERWEAIGHVPRDARPKVEGRMHAVERAIQEAEEAEWRRTNPEARARAAGLTGQLQDAVDKLQKQIDTARAAGNDAKADKLARELEGRQALLDQALKGLQEFGG, encoded by the coding sequence GTGAGCAGCGACCCGTGGGGCCGCGTCGACGAGACGGGCACCGTGTACGTGCGTACGGCCGAGGGCGAGCAGGTCGTCGGATCGTGGCAGGCCGGCACCCCTGAGGAGGCGCTGGCCTACTTCGAGCGCAAGTACGAGGGCCTGGTGGTCGAGATCGGCCTCCTCGAGAAGCGGGTGAGGACCACCGACCTCTCGGCGAAGGACGCCCAGGCGGCGATCGAGCACATCCGCGAGCAGGTCCGGGAGCACCACGCGGTGGGCGACCTGGCCGCGCTGTCGACCCGGCTCGACAAGCTGACCGAGGCGGTCGAGTCCCGCCGCGAGGAGCGGAAGGTCCAGAAGGCGAAGCAGGCCGACGAGGCGCGCTCCGCCAAGGAGACCCTGGTCACCGAGGCCGAGGAGCTGGCGCAGAGCGAGCAGTGGCGCGCCGCGGGCGAGCGGCTCCGCGCGCTCGTGGACACCTGGAAGGGCCTGCCCCGCCTGGACCGCAAGTCGGACGACGAGCTGTGGCACCGCTTCTCGCACGCCCGCTCGGCCTTCTCCAAGCGCCGCAAGGCCCACTTCGCGGCGCTCGACGCGCAGCGCGAGGACGCCCGCAAGGCCAAGGAGAAGCTGGTCGCCGAGGCCGAGGCGCTCTCGAACTCGACCGACTGGGGGACGACGGCCGCCCGTTACCGCGAGCTGATGGCGGACTGGAAGGCGGCGGGCCGCGCCCAGCGCGAGCACGAGGACGAGCTGTGGAACCGCTTCCGCGGCGCCCAGGACGTCTTCTTCGCGGCCCGTGGCGAGGTCTTCGCCGAGCGGGACGCGGAGCAGACCGAGAACCTCAAGCTCAAGGAGGAGCTCGCCGTCGAGGCCGAGAAGCTGGTGCCGGTGTCGGACCTGAAGGCGGCCCGCGCGGCCTTCCGTTCCCTCAACGAGCGCTGGGAGGCCATCGGCCACGTGCCGCGGGACGCCCGCCCGAAGGTCGAGGGCCGGATGCACGCGGTGGAGCGGGCGATCCAGGAGGCCGAGGAGGCCGAGTGGCGCCGCACCAACCCGGAGGCGCGGGCCCGCGCCGCGGGTCTGACCGGCCAGCTCCAGGACGCGGTCGACAAGCTGCAGAAGCAGATCGACACGGCCCGTGCCGCCGGCAACGACGCCAAGGCCGACAAGCTCGCCCGCGAGCTGGAGGGCCGCCAGGCGCTGCTCGACCAGGCCCTGAAGGGTCTGCAGGAGTTCGGCGGCTGA
- the secD gene encoding protein translocase subunit SecD, with the protein MAAPKKGRRPAGGQSRPGRALALILIAMVALTGGMFWSGHTTPRLGIDLAGGTSITLKAKAEPGQESAVNETNMNTAVGIIERRVNGLGVSEAEVQTQGRENIIVNIPKGTNEKQAREQVGTTAQLYFRPVLAVAAAEQPATPNATTSPTPKPSASGATADKGKTDKSATPTATASTQGRAVTEALKAPSPTPTSTTTPKSTGSPKTDTPADPATAALQQKFATLNCLDPKQRTAASKGVLPTDTTVACGKNAIGQWEKYLLGPAEVDGKDVDDAKGVFDQQRGMWIVTMDFTSGGAKKFQKITGKLSQQQEPQNQFAIVLDGEVVSAPSVRTTLSANAEISGSFNQESAQDLGNILSYGALPLTFDTQSVDTVTAALGGEQLEAGLIAGAIGLGLVIIYLVVYYRGLSLIAILSLGVSALLTYVIMALLGPAIGFALNLPAVCGAIVAIGITADSFIVYFERIRDEIREGRTMRPAVERAWPRARRTILVSDFVSFLAAAVLFVVTVGKVQGFAFTLGLTTLLDIVVVFLFTKPVMTLLARTKFFGNGHKWSGLDPKRLGAQPPLRRTRRQSVSAAGPVDPKEA; encoded by the coding sequence GTGGCAGCACCGAAGAAGGGCCGAAGGCCGGCGGGGGGACAGAGCCGGCCGGGCCGCGCCCTGGCACTCATTCTGATCGCCATGGTCGCACTCACCGGCGGCATGTTCTGGTCGGGGCACACCACCCCGCGCCTGGGCATCGACCTCGCCGGCGGTACGTCGATCACGCTCAAGGCGAAGGCGGAGCCCGGACAGGAGTCCGCCGTCAACGAGACCAACATGAACACCGCGGTCGGCATCATCGAGCGCCGTGTCAACGGTCTGGGTGTCTCGGAGGCCGAGGTCCAGACGCAGGGCCGCGAGAACATCATCGTGAACATCCCCAAGGGGACGAACGAGAAGCAGGCCCGCGAGCAGGTCGGCACCACCGCCCAGCTGTACTTCCGGCCGGTCCTGGCCGTCGCCGCCGCCGAGCAGCCGGCGACGCCGAACGCCACCACCTCGCCGACGCCGAAGCCCTCGGCTTCCGGCGCCACCGCGGACAAGGGCAAGACCGACAAGTCCGCCACCCCGACGGCCACCGCGTCCACCCAGGGCCGCGCCGTCACCGAGGCGCTGAAGGCCCCGAGCCCGACGCCGACCTCGACGACCACGCCGAAGTCGACGGGGTCGCCGAAGACGGACACGCCGGCCGACCCGGCCACCGCCGCCCTGCAGCAGAAGTTCGCCACCCTGAACTGCCTCGACCCGAAGCAGCGCACGGCCGCGAGCAAGGGCGTCCTGCCGACCGACACCACCGTCGCCTGTGGCAAGAACGCCATCGGCCAGTGGGAGAAGTACCTCCTCGGCCCGGCCGAGGTGGACGGCAAGGACGTCGACGACGCCAAGGGCGTCTTCGACCAGCAGCGTGGCATGTGGATCGTCACCATGGACTTCACGAGCGGTGGCGCCAAGAAGTTCCAGAAGATCACCGGCAAGCTGTCGCAGCAGCAGGAGCCGCAGAACCAGTTCGCGATCGTGCTCGACGGCGAGGTCGTCTCGGCCCCGTCCGTGCGCACCACGCTCAGCGCCAACGCGGAGATCTCCGGCAGCTTCAACCAGGAGTCGGCCCAGGACCTCGGCAACATCCTGTCCTACGGCGCCCTGCCGCTCACCTTCGACACGCAGAGCGTCGACACGGTGACCGCCGCCCTCGGCGGCGAGCAGCTCGAGGCGGGTCTGATCGCCGGCGCCATCGGTCTCGGCCTGGTCATCATCTACCTGGTGGTCTACTACCGCGGCCTGTCGCTGATCGCCATCCTCAGCCTCGGCGTCTCGGCCCTGCTCACCTACGTGATCATGGCCCTGCTCGGCCCGGCCATCGGCTTCGCGCTGAACCTGCCGGCCGTCTGCGGCGCCATCGTGGCCATCGGCATCACGGCGGACTCGTTCATCGTGTACTTCGAACGCATCCGCGACGAGATCCGCGAAGGCCGCACGATGCGCCCGGCCGTCGAGCGTGCCTGGCCGCGCGCCCGGCGCACCATCCTGGTCTCCGACTTCGTGTCGTTCCTCGCCGCCGCGGTGCTCTTCGTCGTCACCGTCGGCAAGGTCCAGGGCTTCGCGTTCACGCTCGGCCTGACCACGCTGCTCGACATCGTCGTGGTGTTCCTCTTCACCAAGCCGGTGATGACGCTCCTCGCGCGCACCAAGTTCTTCGGCAACGGCCACAAGTGGTCCGGTCTGGACCCGAAGCGCCTCGGTGCCCAGCCGCCGCTGCGCCGCACCCGCCGTCAGTCCGTTTCCGCCGCTGGCCCTGTCGACCCGAAGGAGGCGTGA
- the yajC gene encoding preprotein translocase subunit YajC, translated as MLLPFIVLIGAMFLMTRSAKKKQAQAAEMRNQMAPGTGVRTIGGMYATVKEIGDETVLLEVAPGVHAVYAKNSIGAVLEDSEYNRIVHGDEPGEVVPDDASSLTEAAEESTEDVKADLTKKTDAAEGDKDGKADGGTEAK; from the coding sequence ATGCTCCTCCCGTTCATCGTGCTCATCGGGGCCATGTTCCTCATGACCCGCTCTGCCAAGAAGAAGCAGGCGCAGGCGGCGGAGATGCGCAACCAGATGGCACCCGGTACCGGCGTTCGCACGATCGGGGGGATGTACGCCACCGTCAAGGAGATCGGCGACGAGACCGTCCTTCTCGAGGTCGCGCCCGGCGTCCACGCGGTCTACGCGAAGAACTCCATCGGCGCCGTCCTGGAGGACTCCGAGTACAACCGGATCGTCCACGGCGACGAGCCCGGCGAGGTCGTCCCCGACGACGCCTCCTCGCTGACCGAGGCCGCCGAGGAGTCGACCGAGGACGTCAAGGCCGACCTCACCAAGAAGACGGACGCCGCCGAGGGCGACAAGGACGGCAAGGCCGACGGCGGGACCGAGGCGAAGTAG
- a CDS encoding adenine phosphoribosyltransferase produces MTAEYGNTTELLLSRIRDVPDYPKPGVLFKDITPLLADPEAFTALTDALAGLCAAQGATKIVGLEARGFILAAPVAVRAGLGFIPVRKAGKLPGATLRQAYELEYGTAEIEVHAEDLAPGDRVMVIDDVLATGGTAEASIELIRRAGAEVAGVAVLMELGFLPGRARLEPALSGAPLTALITV; encoded by the coding sequence ATGACCGCGGAGTACGGGAACACCACGGAGCTGCTGCTCAGCCGCATCCGTGACGTCCCCGACTACCCGAAGCCCGGGGTGCTGTTCAAGGACATCACCCCGCTGCTCGCGGACCCGGAGGCGTTCACCGCGCTCACCGACGCCCTCGCCGGGCTGTGCGCGGCCCAGGGCGCCACGAAGATCGTCGGCCTGGAGGCCCGCGGCTTCATCCTGGCCGCCCCGGTCGCCGTCCGCGCCGGTCTCGGCTTCATCCCGGTCCGCAAGGCCGGGAAGCTGCCCGGGGCCACCCTGCGGCAGGCGTACGAGCTGGAGTACGGCACCGCCGAGATCGAGGTGCACGCCGAGGACCTGGCCCCGGGCGACCGGGTCATGGTCATCGACGACGTCCTCGCCACCGGCGGCACCGCCGAGGCGTCCATCGAGCTCATCCGGCGTGCCGGGGCCGAGGTCGCCGGGGTCGCCGTCCTGATGGAGCTGGGCTTCCTGCCCGGCCGGGCCCGCCTGGAGCCGGCCCTGTCCGGCGCTCCGCTCACCGCGCTCATCACCGTCTGA
- the ruvB gene encoding Holliday junction branch migration DNA helicase RuvB — translation MNWDDETAPAAEERIVDASAEGDDQAVEAALRPKDLSEFVGQEKVRQQLDLVLKAARQRGATADHVLLSGAPGLGKTTLSMIIAAEMNAPIRITSGPAIQHAGDLAAILSSLQEGEILFLDEIHRMSRPAEEMLYMAMEDFRVDVIVGKGPGATAIPLELPPFTLVGATTRAGLLPPPLRDRFGFTGHMEFYEPHELERVVRRSAGLLDVEIDTDGAAEIAGRSRGTPRIANRLLRRVRDYAQVRADGVITREIAAAALGVYEVDSRGLDRLDRAVLQALLKLFGGGPVGLSTLAVAVGEERETVEEVAEPFLVREGLLARTPRGRVATPAAWSHLGMVPPQAAGPGAAGSGQQGLFGA, via the coding sequence GTGAACTGGGACGACGAGACGGCACCGGCCGCCGAGGAGCGCATCGTCGACGCCTCCGCCGAGGGCGACGACCAGGCCGTCGAGGCGGCGCTGCGGCCGAAGGACCTGAGCGAGTTCGTCGGCCAGGAGAAGGTCCGCCAGCAGCTCGACCTGGTCCTCAAGGCCGCCCGCCAGCGCGGCGCCACCGCCGACCACGTGCTGCTCTCCGGCGCCCCCGGCCTCGGCAAGACCACCCTGTCGATGATCATCGCGGCGGAGATGAACGCGCCGATCAGGATCACCAGCGGCCCCGCCATCCAGCACGCCGGCGACCTCGCGGCCATCCTGTCCTCCCTCCAGGAGGGCGAGATCCTCTTCCTCGACGAGATCCACCGGATGTCCCGGCCCGCCGAGGAGATGCTCTACATGGCGATGGAGGACTTCCGCGTCGACGTCATCGTCGGCAAGGGCCCCGGCGCCACCGCCATCCCCCTGGAGCTGCCGCCCTTCACCCTGGTCGGCGCCACCACCCGGGCCGGCCTGCTGCCGCCGCCGCTGCGCGACCGCTTCGGGTTCACCGGGCACATGGAGTTCTACGAGCCGCACGAGCTGGAGCGGGTCGTGCGCCGCTCCGCCGGACTCCTCGACGTCGAGATCGACACCGACGGCGCCGCAGAGATCGCCGGCCGCTCCCGCGGCACCCCCCGGATCGCCAACCGGCTGCTGCGCCGGGTGCGGGACTACGCCCAGGTCAGGGCGGACGGCGTGATCACCCGCGAGATCGCCGCCGCCGCCCTCGGGGTGTACGAGGTCGACAGCCGCGGTCTCGACCGCCTCGACCGCGCCGTCCTCCAGGCGCTGCTCAAGCTCTTCGGCGGCGGCCCGGTCGGCCTGTCCACCCTCGCGGTCGCCGTGGGGGAGGAGCGCGAGACCGTCGAGGAGGTCGCCGAGCCCTTCCTCGTACGGGAGGGACTGCTGGCGCGCACGCCCCGTGGCCGGGTCGCCACTCCGGCGGCGTGGAGCCACCTCGGAATGGTTCCGCCGCAGGCAGCGGGCCCGGGGGCGGCAGGAAGCGGACAACAGGGGCTCTTCGGGGCGTGA
- a CDS encoding MBL fold metallo-hydrolase, with translation MLIAGFPAGAWGTNCYVVAPAAGEECVIIDPGHQAAQGVEETLRKHRLKPVAVVLTHGHIDHVASVVPVCGAHDVPAWIHPDDRYMMSDPEKALGRSIGMPLMGELTVGEPDDVRELTDGALLKLAGLELSVAHAPGHTKGSVTFRTPETTEIPSVFFSGDLLFAGSIGRTDLPGGDMDEMLGSLARVCLPLDNSTVVLSGHGPQTTIGQERATNPYLRQVAAGLGSAEAPRRGM, from the coding sequence GTGCTGATTGCCGGGTTCCCCGCCGGGGCCTGGGGCACCAACTGCTACGTGGTCGCCCCCGCCGCAGGCGAGGAGTGCGTCATCATCGACCCGGGCCACCAGGCCGCCCAGGGAGTCGAGGAGACGCTCAGGAAGCATCGGCTCAAGCCCGTCGCCGTGGTCCTCACCCATGGCCACATCGACCACGTCGCCTCCGTCGTCCCGGTCTGCGGCGCCCATGACGTGCCCGCGTGGATCCACCCCGACGACCGGTACATGATGAGCGACCCGGAGAAGGCCCTCGGCCGCTCCATCGGGATGCCCCTCATGGGCGAGCTGACCGTGGGCGAGCCGGACGACGTGCGCGAGCTCACCGACGGCGCCCTGCTGAAGCTGGCCGGACTGGAGCTCTCCGTCGCGCACGCGCCCGGTCATACCAAGGGGTCGGTGACCTTCCGGACCCCCGAGACCACGGAGATCCCCTCCGTGTTCTTCTCCGGGGACCTGCTGTTCGCCGGCTCCATCGGACGCACCGACCTGCCCGGCGGTGACATGGACGAGATGCTCGGTTCGCTGGCCCGCGTGTGCCTGCCGCTCGACAACTCGACCGTGGTGCTGTCGGGGCACGGTCCCCAGACGACCATCGGCCAAGAGCGCGCCACCAACCCCTATCTGCGGCAGGTGGCGGCCGGCCTCGGGAGTGCCGAAGCTCCCCGACGAGGAATGTGA
- a CDS encoding peptidylprolyl isomerase yields the protein MVTSDQRRRQLARDKYQRQQQRRADARRRSRRNSVIAASLAVVIAAGGAVYLSVALSGDDKKSDNAATEPTNTPSPEQSTSSQPEPAMSVDKKASYTMALKTNQGDITITMDAAKAPHTVNSFKHLADKKYFDGTKCHRLTTSGIFVLQCGDPKGDGTGGPGYVIPDENLNGLGKAGADGSVTYPKGTVAMANAGANTGGSQFFLVYKDTKLPPNYTPFGTFDAAGLKVVEDVAKAGVQGGAGDGAPQKGVTIEKAVVSKK from the coding sequence GTGGTCACCAGCGATCAGCGGCGGCGGCAGCTCGCCAGGGACAAGTACCAGCGTCAGCAGCAGCGGCGTGCGGACGCGCGGCGCAGGTCGCGCCGGAACAGCGTCATCGCCGCCTCGCTCGCGGTGGTGATCGCCGCGGGCGGTGCGGTCTACCTCTCGGTGGCGCTGTCCGGCGACGACAAGAAGAGCGACAACGCGGCGACCGAGCCCACCAACACCCCGAGCCCGGAGCAGAGCACGTCCTCGCAGCCCGAGCCGGCCATGTCGGTGGACAAGAAGGCCTCGTACACGATGGCCCTGAAGACCAACCAGGGCGACATCACGATCACGATGGACGCGGCCAAGGCCCCGCACACCGTGAACTCCTTCAAGCACCTCGCGGACAAGAAGTACTTCGACGGCACCAAGTGCCACCGCCTCACCACCTCGGGCATCTTCGTGCTCCAGTGCGGCGACCCGAAGGGCGACGGCACCGGCGGCCCGGGTTACGTGATCCCGGACGAGAACCTGAACGGGCTCGGCAAGGCGGGCGCGGACGGCTCCGTCACGTACCCGAAGGGCACGGTCGCCATGGCCAACGCGGGTGCGAACACCGGCGGCAGCCAGTTCTTCCTCGTCTACAAGGACACGAAGCTGCCGCCGAACTACACCCCGTTCGGCACCTTCGACGCGGCGGGCCTCAAGGTCGTCGAGGACGTGGCGAAGGCCGGCGTCCAGGGCGGCGCGGGCGACGGTGCGCCGCAGAAGGGCGTCACCATCGAGAAGGCCGTCGTCAGCAAGAAGTGA